The following coding sequences lie in one Deltaproteobacteria bacterium genomic window:
- a CDS encoding glycosyltransferase has protein sequence MSAAPSSSPIAIVIPAYNEGEVIERCLKALLADAREGEFEIVVVCNGCKDDTAARARRFEPRVKVVETPVGSKIGALNLGDEHVTGFPRFYVDADVQLTAQAIREVAALLGDDSKFVVAAPQAVVAYEDRSPLVRSFYKVWTSLPYFRENMIGSGVYAFSKKGRARFDRFPDIIADDEFARLVASPNERRTTKAATFTIHPPRTISGVLLINTRARAGQYELRDKFPEMLRHGNTSAGRTLRILATTPRLWPHAPVYLGVMFLAKLRAQEKLRKRQEKIWERDTSSRTGGRST, from the coding sequence GTGTCCGCGGCCCCATCGAGCAGTCCGATCGCGATCGTGATCCCCGCGTACAACGAGGGCGAGGTCATCGAGCGCTGCTTGAAGGCGCTGTTGGCCGACGCCCGCGAGGGTGAGTTCGAGATCGTCGTGGTCTGCAACGGCTGCAAGGACGACACCGCCGCGAGGGCGCGTCGCTTCGAGCCGCGGGTGAAGGTGGTCGAGACCCCGGTGGGCTCGAAGATCGGCGCGCTCAACCTCGGCGACGAGCACGTCACCGGCTTTCCGCGCTTCTACGTCGACGCCGACGTGCAGCTCACCGCCCAGGCGATCCGCGAGGTCGCGGCGCTGCTCGGGGACGACTCCAAGTTCGTCGTCGCTGCCCCGCAGGCGGTGGTCGCCTACGAGGATCGTTCGCCGCTGGTGCGCTCGTTCTACAAGGTGTGGACCAGCCTGCCGTACTTTCGCGAGAACATGATCGGCTCGGGGGTCTACGCCTTTTCGAAGAAGGGTCGCGCGCGTTTCGATCGCTTCCCCGACATCATCGCCGACGACGAGTTCGCGCGGCTGGTGGCGTCGCCGAACGAGCGCCGGACGACCAAGGCCGCGACCTTCACCATCCACCCGCCGCGGACGATCTCGGGCGTGTTGCTCATCAACACGCGCGCCCGCGCGGGGCAGTACGAGCTGCGCGACAAGTTCCCCGAGATGCTGCGACACGGCAACACCAGCGCCGGCCGGACGCTGCGGATCCTCGCGACCACGCCGCGGCTGTGGCCGCACGCGCCGGTCTATCTCGGCGTGATGTTCCTGGCCAAGCTGCGCGCGCAGGAGAAGCTGCGCAAGCGACAAGAGAAGATCTGGGAGCGCGACACCAGCTCGCGCACGGGCGGTCGGTCGACGTGA
- a CDS encoding HDOD domain-containing protein encodes MKNAAASAVGTVCTPSAATVVAAALRDGAIELPVLPRVAQEVMVVARDSSRGAAEVARLVERDPALCATVLRAANSAIYGGSVEIVSARQAVLRLGLVEVATLATTAAMRSALVDHGPFAAALTCWWRRALTTGLYAKEIARLRRQAVDSAFLCGLLRDVGEPVVLRVLARAHVEVGDGVDAVIAEFRRAAGTLLCDAWQLGGAVRAVVTEDVEPPWGDHVATARLADAFARLATPSPTDAAALNLYPEDLEVIAAKTPTIVASVESMS; translated from the coding sequence GTGAAGAATGCCGCAGCGTCCGCGGTTGGAACCGTCTGCACGCCGAGCGCGGCGACCGTGGTTGCGGCCGCGCTCCGCGACGGCGCCATCGAGCTGCCGGTGCTGCCACGCGTCGCGCAGGAGGTGATGGTCGTTGCGCGCGACAGCTCGCGCGGCGCGGCCGAGGTCGCGCGCTTGGTCGAGCGCGACCCGGCGCTGTGTGCCACGGTGCTACGCGCGGCCAACTCGGCGATCTATGGCGGTAGCGTCGAGATCGTTTCGGCCCGGCAGGCGGTGTTGCGACTCGGTCTCGTCGAGGTCGCCACGCTCGCGACCACCGCCGCCATGCGCAGCGCATTGGTCGATCACGGCCCGTTTGCCGCGGCGCTGACGTGCTGGTGGCGGCGGGCGCTGACGACTGGCCTGTACGCCAAGGAGATCGCGCGGCTGCGTCGCCAAGCGGTCGACTCGGCGTTCCTATGCGGGCTGCTGCGCGACGTCGGTGAACCCGTGGTGCTGCGCGTGCTGGCGCGTGCGCACGTCGAGGTCGGCGACGGCGTCGATGCGGTCATCGCCGAGTTTCGACGTGCGGCCGGGACCCTGCTGTGCGATGCCTGGCAGCTCGGCGGCGCCGTGCGTGCGGTCGTCACCGAGGATGTCGAGCCACCGTGGGGCGATCACGTCGCGACCGCGCGCCTGGCCGACGCGTTCGCGCGGCTGGCCACGCCCAGTCCGACCGATGCCGCTGCACTCAACCTCTATCCCGAGGATCTCGAGGTCATCGCGGCCAAGACCCCGACCATCGTCGCGAGCGTGGAGTCGATGTCATGA
- a CDS encoding 50S ribosomal protein L11 methyltransferase → MTDGYARLSIHRWMLADEVRNEAYREALEKVVREGDAVLDMGAGTGFLSLLSAKAGARRVYAIERTDIAAVARKLIERNGMSDRITVIQNSLEDIELDDRVDVIVSEWMGGFGVDENMLAPLVIARDRFLRPGGRIVPERVTALLAPMWLLELDDSQQHWREHPHGVDLSLIAELGANEAELMQWAVTEDDMLAPAQPLWSHDAMTVTLEEADNPFVAKLSFTTTKAGQLSGLATWFDADMGEGVKLTNAIGAPDTHWGRLIFPLDHAIPVREGATIEVELRCEPSSQGACEMYWSVRVDGGPLEQHDTRPRRAAAFPRV, encoded by the coding sequence ATGACGGACGGATATGCGCGACTCTCGATCCATCGCTGGATGCTCGCCGACGAGGTGCGCAACGAAGCCTATCGCGAAGCCCTCGAGAAGGTGGTCCGCGAGGGCGACGCAGTGCTCGACATGGGCGCGGGCACCGGCTTCTTGAGCCTGCTGTCGGCGAAGGCGGGTGCGCGTCGCGTGTACGCGATCGAGCGCACCGACATCGCTGCGGTGGCCCGCAAGCTGATCGAGCGCAACGGCATGAGCGATCGCATCACCGTGATCCAGAACAGCCTCGAGGACATCGAGCTCGATGATCGCGTCGACGTGATCGTGTCGGAGTGGATGGGCGGCTTCGGCGTCGACGAGAACATGTTGGCCCCGCTGGTGATCGCGCGCGATCGCTTCCTGCGTCCCGGCGGTCGCATCGTGCCGGAGCGCGTCACTGCGCTGCTGGCCCCCATGTGGCTGCTCGAGCTCGACGACTCGCAGCAGCATTGGCGCGAGCACCCCCACGGCGTCGACCTCAGCCTCATCGCGGAGCTCGGCGCGAACGAGGCCGAGCTCATGCAGTGGGCGGTGACCGAAGACGACATGCTCGCGCCCGCGCAGCCGCTGTGGAGTCACGACGCCATGACGGTGACCCTCGAGGAGGCCGACAACCCCTTCGTCGCCAAGCTCTCGTTCACCACCACCAAGGCTGGCCAGTTGTCGGGCCTCGCCACGTGGTTCGATGCCGACATGGGCGAGGGCGTCAAGCTCACCAACGCGATCGGGGCCCCCGACACGCACTGGGGGCGGCTCATCTTCCCGCTCGACCACGCGATCCCGGTGCGAGAAGGCGCGACCATCGAGGTCGAGCTGCGCTGCGAGCCGAGCTCGCAGGGTGCCTGCGAGATGTACTGGTCGGTGCGGGTCGACGGCGGACCGCTCGAGCAGCACGACACTCGCCCGCGCCGCGCTGCGGCGTTCCCACGGGTGTAG
- the sthA gene encoding Si-specific NAD(P)(+) transhydrogenase, with product MSDSFDWIMIGAGPGGQKAALCAAEAGARVALVERDPRPGGACVHRGTIPSKTLREAAVQLQRFFRQADRFGVVLPSELKFSHVRGHLDAVVDRHASCLDDELTAAGVVRIHGNARFVGPHELEIRSPRGATRHLTAERFVIATGSRPRQPPELVIDHDLVLDSDSVLGLEYLPHSMVILGGGIIACEYASIFASLGSLVTIVDRAPRPMAFLDADLSAGFLRAFESMGGRYLGDRKVRDLESDGSTAVVTSTDGGEVLTSERVMVALGRVPNTATLGLAAVGVELDNGGRIPVDGFGRTAVPHIYAVGDVVGPPALASYSMDQGRRAVTHALGQELREGSPLVPMGIFTIPELAAVGETESAARERLGEITVGRASFDTIARGHIAGEPDGFLKLVADGSGERLLGVGIVGEGATELVHLGLLVLRGSGRVREFVEGVFNFPTMAEAYRVAALDVLASARAPTRRAAA from the coding sequence ATGAGCGATAGCTTCGATTGGATCATGATCGGTGCTGGACCCGGTGGGCAGAAGGCGGCGCTGTGTGCCGCCGAAGCCGGAGCCAGGGTCGCACTGGTCGAGCGAGACCCCCGCCCGGGCGGCGCGTGTGTGCACCGCGGTACGATCCCCAGCAAGACCCTGCGCGAGGCTGCGGTGCAGCTGCAGCGCTTCTTCCGGCAGGCCGATCGCTTCGGCGTCGTGCTGCCGTCGGAGCTCAAGTTCTCCCACGTGCGAGGGCACCTCGACGCGGTGGTCGATCGCCACGCGAGCTGCCTCGACGACGAGCTCACGGCCGCAGGCGTGGTGAGGATCCACGGCAACGCGCGCTTCGTCGGGCCCCACGAGCTCGAGATCCGCAGCCCCCGCGGTGCCACCCGGCACCTGACCGCCGAGCGCTTCGTGATCGCGACCGGCTCGCGACCGCGGCAACCACCCGAGCTCGTGATCGATCACGATCTCGTGCTCGACAGTGACTCGGTGCTGGGCCTGGAGTACCTACCGCACTCGATGGTGATCCTCGGCGGGGGCATCATCGCGTGCGAGTACGCGTCGATCTTCGCGAGCCTTGGTTCGCTGGTGACGATCGTCGACCGTGCGCCGCGGCCCATGGCGTTCCTCGATGCCGATCTCTCGGCGGGCTTCTTGCGTGCGTTCGAGTCGATGGGCGGACGCTACCTCGGCGATCGCAAGGTCCGCGACCTCGAGTCGGATGGCAGCACCGCGGTGGTGACCTCGACCGACGGTGGCGAGGTCCTCACCAGCGAGCGTGTGATGGTGGCGCTGGGGCGCGTGCCCAACACCGCGACGCTCGGGCTGGCGGCGGTCGGCGTCGAGCTCGACAACGGCGGCCGCATCCCGGTCGACGGCTTCGGGCGCACCGCGGTGCCGCACATCTACGCAGTGGGCGACGTGGTCGGGCCGCCCGCGCTCGCGTCGTACTCCATGGATCAGGGCCGTCGCGCGGTGACGCATGCGCTCGGGCAGGAGCTGCGCGAGGGCTCGCCGCTGGTGCCGATGGGCATCTTCACGATCCCCGAGCTCGCCGCCGTCGGCGAGACCGAGTCGGCCGCGCGAGAGCGTCTGGGTGAGATCACGGTCGGGCGCGCCTCGTTCGACACGATCGCCCGCGGACACATCGCGGGCGAGCCCGATGGCTTCCTCAAGCTGGTCGCGGATGGCAGTGGCGAGCGCTTGCTGGGCGTCGGCATCGTCGGCGAGGGCGCGACCGAGCTGGTGCACCTGGGACTGTTGGTGTTGCGTGGAAGCGGCCGCGTGCGCGAGTTCGTCGAGGGCGTCTTCAACTTCCCGACCATGGCCGAGGCCTATCGAGTCGCGGCACTCGACGTGCTGGCGAGCGCGCGCGCGCCGACGCGGCGCGCCGCCGCGTGA
- a CDS encoding DUF1588 domain-containing protein: MIASRSNAVPTRRSMAVAAALLLSLSACRDDAAVGGDDGGAATDGGTAGSDGGGGEATGAGEWHEVGAIGPTGLRRLSRGELQRSLEAMFGALPPALFDGIPIEAETPFDNDYTTQAPSSTLVDGLYALADGVATTILADDELRATYLGCTPSGPDDAGCLRQLAERLGRSLLRRPLSASELDGYAALIDHAIEEDDFDVAARSVITALVLDGEFLYRIERGTPTPDDPELIALDSYSVATRLSLLLWGTTPDAALLARAQAEDLSDPAVVREVATELLADRRGLEQLQRLHAMWIDYDDLALGSTLEQAMRAETDALVERVLRDRDWRVLFTSDETYMTPELADHYDLGVAVTGEGWIAYPDPRRGGLLSHGSFLSIGAKFGDSSPVERGKQVWTRLLCREIPPPPPSVDTGLPPDGGGANACKSERYDMSRRSECAACHAILDPIGFGLENYGASGEWRTHEIDRPDCAIDGKGAVEGFGSFAGAASLGELLIDSGEVEACLTRRFVQYAIGREPETDEESLVESLSTRMLDEHDFVSLVLDFASSEAFTHRRVGP; encoded by the coding sequence ATGATCGCGTCTCGAAGCAATGCCGTGCCCACGCGGCGATCGATGGCCGTCGCCGCGGCACTGCTACTGTCACTCTCGGCGTGCCGCGACGATGCGGCCGTCGGTGGTGACGACGGCGGTGCTGCCACCGATGGCGGCACCGCGGGCAGCGACGGTGGCGGCGGCGAGGCCACCGGCGCTGGCGAGTGGCACGAGGTCGGTGCGATCGGCCCCACCGGGCTTCGTCGCCTCAGTCGCGGGGAGCTGCAGCGATCGCTCGAGGCCATGTTCGGCGCGCTGCCCCCCGCGCTGTTCGACGGCATCCCCATCGAGGCCGAGACGCCGTTCGACAACGACTACACCACGCAGGCGCCGTCGTCGACGCTGGTCGACGGCCTCTACGCCCTCGCCGATGGCGTCGCGACGACGATCCTCGCCGACGACGAGCTGCGCGCGACCTACCTCGGGTGCACGCCGAGCGGGCCCGACGATGCCGGGTGTCTGCGGCAGCTCGCCGAGAGACTCGGTCGCAGCCTCCTGCGACGGCCGCTGTCGGCCAGCGAGCTCGATGGATACGCCGCGCTCATCGACCACGCCATCGAAGAGGACGATTTCGACGTCGCCGCGCGCAGTGTCATCACGGCGCTCGTGCTCGACGGCGAGTTCCTCTACCGCATCGAGCGCGGCACGCCGACGCCCGACGACCCCGAGCTCATCGCGCTCGACTCCTACTCGGTCGCGACGCGGTTGTCGCTGCTGTTGTGGGGGACCACGCCCGATGCGGCCCTGTTGGCCCGAGCGCAGGCGGAGGACCTCTCCGATCCCGCGGTCGTCCGCGAGGTCGCGACCGAGCTGCTGGCCGACCGCCGTGGCCTCGAGCAGCTGCAGCGACTGCACGCGATGTGGATCGACTACGACGATCTCGCGCTCGGCAGCACGCTCGAGCAGGCCATGCGCGCCGAGACCGACGCGCTGGTGGAGCGGGTGCTTCGCGATCGCGACTGGCGAGTGCTCTTCACCTCCGACGAGACGTACATGACGCCGGAGCTGGCCGACCACTACGATCTCGGCGTCGCCGTGACCGGCGAGGGCTGGATCGCGTACCCCGATCCGCGTCGCGGCGGGCTCCTGTCGCACGGCTCCTTCCTGTCGATCGGGGCCAAGTTCGGCGACTCGAGCCCGGTCGAGCGCGGCAAGCAGGTGTGGACGCGGCTGCTGTGCCGCGAGATCCCGCCGCCTCCGCCGAGCGTCGACACCGGGCTGCCACCCGATGGCGGGGGCGCCAACGCCTGCAAGAGCGAGCGCTACGACATGAGCCGTCGTAGCGAGTGTGCGGCCTGCCACGCCATCCTCGATCCGATCGGCTTCGGGCTCGAGAACTACGGCGCCAGCGGCGAGTGGCGCACGCACGAGATCGATCGCCCCGACTGTGCGATCGACGGCAAGGGCGCGGTCGAGGGCTTCGGCAGCTTCGCCGGCGCGGCTTCGCTGGGCGAGCTGCTGATCGACAGCGGCGAGGTCGAGGCCTGCCTCACGCGGCGCTTCGTGCAGTATGCGATCGGTCGCGAGCCCGAGACCGACGAGGAATCCCTGGTCGAGTCGTTGTCGACCCGCATGCTCGACGAGCACGACTTCGTGTCGCTGGTGCTGGACTTCGCCAGCAGCGAGGCCTTCACCCACCGTCGCGTCGGGCCCTGA
- a CDS encoding WecB/TagA/CpsF family glycosyltransferase, which translates to MDLMGMAIDVFDYDALLDEMFGGLDSGRGGWIVTANLDILRRFALDPEMRALYGAADLTVADGMPLVWASKLQGQPLPVRIAGSTLSWRIAERAAQEGRSLYLLGGDPGAAEGAKQVLEQRYPGTNVCGWSSPRVSLPATDDELETIATQLEACQPDIVYVAFGSPKQEYVARGLRERFDRTWFIGVGISLGFISGQVQRAPEWVQELGLEWVHRLGQEPKRLAKRYLVHDLPFAARLFAHAARHRVGSLVRRQ; encoded by the coding sequence GTGGACTTGATGGGCATGGCGATCGACGTGTTCGACTACGATGCGTTGCTCGACGAGATGTTCGGCGGGCTCGACAGCGGTCGCGGCGGCTGGATCGTGACGGCCAACCTCGACATCCTGCGCCGCTTCGCGCTCGATCCCGAGATGCGGGCGCTGTATGGCGCCGCCGACCTCACCGTCGCCGACGGCATGCCGCTGGTGTGGGCCAGCAAGCTGCAGGGCCAGCCGCTGCCGGTGCGCATCGCCGGCTCGACGCTGTCGTGGCGCATCGCCGAGCGTGCGGCGCAGGAGGGCCGATCGCTCTACCTGCTGGGCGGCGACCCGGGCGCGGCCGAGGGCGCCAAGCAGGTGCTCGAGCAGCGCTACCCGGGCACCAACGTGTGCGGCTGGTCGAGCCCGCGGGTCTCGTTGCCCGCAACCGATGACGAGCTCGAGACCATCGCCACGCAGCTCGAGGCGTGCCAACCCGACATCGTGTACGTCGCGTTCGGCTCGCCGAAGCAGGAGTACGTCGCCCGCGGCCTGCGCGAGCGCTTCGATCGCACGTGGTTCATCGGCGTCGGCATCAGCCTCGGCTTCATCTCCGGCCAGGTCCAGCGCGCGCCCGAGTGGGTGCAGGAGCTCGGTCTCGAGTGGGTGCATCGCCTCGGCCAAGAGCCCAAGCGGCTCGCCAAGCGCTACCTCGTGCATGACCTGCCGTTCGCGGCGCGCCTGTTCGCCCACGCGGCGCGCCATCGCGTCGGCTCGCTGGTGCGGCGCCAGTAG
- a CDS encoding glycosyltransferase family 4 protein: protein MRIAYLTTTYPSVSHTFIRRELVELERQVGEIARFAIRHTPYDIVDPDDAREDGKTFRLLSQGKATFLKVMAKRALMHPRETLAGVRKAIELGRKSQRGLPVHAAYLVEAMMLVDELQRRGIEHVHVHFGTNPAAVAQITRAMGGPPYSFTVHGPDELDAPLGLKLGPKIEDAAFVVAITNYCAAQLRRWVSHEHWDKIRVVHCTVGDEFFREARPIDPTSKTLVCVGRLSPQKGQILLVEAFADAIDRGLDAKLVLAGDGEMRGEIERIASERGLGDRLRITGWISGEQVRQEILASRALVLPSFAEGLPMVIMEAFALGRPVLTTYIAGIPELVVQRENGWLIPAGSKAAITDAIAEVLAASPAQLEAMAAHGREAVRRQHYTPTETARLADAVRESIDAEHARGR from the coding sequence TTGCGCATCGCGTACCTCACGACCACGTACCCCTCGGTCAGCCACACGTTCATCCGTCGCGAGCTGGTGGAGCTCGAGCGACAGGTCGGAGAGATTGCCCGCTTCGCGATCCGTCACACGCCCTATGACATCGTCGATCCCGACGACGCGCGCGAGGACGGCAAGACCTTTCGTCTGCTGTCGCAGGGCAAGGCGACGTTCCTCAAGGTCATGGCCAAGCGCGCGTTGATGCATCCGCGCGAGACCCTCGCGGGCGTGCGCAAGGCCATCGAGCTCGGACGCAAGAGTCAGCGCGGCCTGCCGGTGCACGCCGCCTACCTGGTCGAGGCGATGATGCTGGTCGACGAGCTGCAGCGGCGCGGCATCGAGCACGTGCACGTGCACTTCGGCACCAACCCCGCCGCGGTCGCGCAGATCACCCGCGCGATGGGGGGGCCGCCGTACTCCTTCACCGTGCACGGCCCCGACGAGCTCGACGCGCCGCTCGGGCTCAAGCTCGGGCCGAAGATCGAGGACGCCGCCTTCGTGGTCGCGATCACCAACTACTGCGCCGCACAGCTGCGGCGATGGGTCTCGCACGAGCACTGGGACAAGATCCGCGTGGTCCACTGCACGGTCGGCGATGAGTTCTTCCGCGAGGCCAGGCCCATCGATCCCACCAGCAAGACGCTGGTGTGCGTGGGGCGGCTGTCGCCGCAGAAGGGCCAGATCCTGCTGGTCGAAGCCTTCGCCGACGCAATCGATCGGGGCCTCGACGCCAAGCTCGTGCTCGCCGGCGACGGCGAGATGCGCGGCGAGATCGAGCGCATCGCGAGCGAGCGTGGTCTGGGCGATCGCTTGCGGATCACCGGCTGGATCAGCGGTGAGCAGGTCCGCCAGGAGATCCTGGCCTCGCGTGCGCTGGTGCTGCCGAGCTTCGCCGAGGGCCTGCCGATGGTGATCATGGAGGCGTTCGCGCTGGGGCGCCCGGTGCTGACGACGTACATCGCGGGCATCCCCGAGCTGGTGGTGCAGCGCGAGAACGGGTGGTTGATTCCGGCCGGCTCGAAGGCGGCGATCACCGACGCGATCGCCGAGGTGTTGGCGGCCTCGCCGGCGCAGCTCGAGGCGATGGCGGCGCATGGTCGCGAGGCGGTGCGTCGGCAGCACTACACGCCGACCGAGACCGCGCGTCTGGCCGACGCGGTTCGCGAGTCGATCGACGCCGAGCACGCGCGCGGGCGCTAG
- a CDS encoding phosphodiester glycosidase family protein yields the protein MGTRAIIVVGSLWLAASNASAADTWTTPKPGIRYLERTVNTPNRIFAMEIDLCHDGVSIRATKSAERQRTVSSFAGLVGADAAVNGDFFSYEDYHTSGMAIGAGERWADTADTSGSGFVAFGRGRVEVWPPAPVLAAPEPWMRELVSGRRPLVEDGVPYEGDDLELCINRHPRTAAGVTADGRTLLLVVVDGRSGISVGMTCAELGELMVDLGAYQASMLDGGGSSTMWIEGMGVQNSPSDGSQRVVGNHLGVFATGSGEPGSCDRSWEESNLHAEFSDASTTSDVDGDGRDDVCARAAAGVRCVLSAADAAAPDDGLGTELIGPALTDDDGWDDPTRYGSLRMGDIDGNGRADLCARDATGVRCFLSQGVGLDTEIAGPALGDEQGWSKPEYGSTLRLADIDGDGRDDLCARAKAGLMCWRSRGDGFADEAIVLPELGDDAGFDAESLYGTIRTADIDADARVDVCARTTAGMRCWPSTGDGFGAAIDGPAWSDDAGWSRVEYWSTIRLVDLDGDRRADLCARAADGIHCNLSSGTDFATEILGPVWADDSGWWDYSNYSTIRFADIDGDGDLDLCARANAGLRCAAFEGDGFAEAFAGPALSDDTGWSSIRFFSTLRFADIDGDGMADLCARAAAGLRCWTSRGDGFADTAIVGPAWSDDSGWKAQTYYESVRAVDTRARCIVEEVCGNDRDDDCDGATDEDCSAEDTGGAATGDGTGDDGGEASSGGGGTTGGSSDDGLPDGFGESEGGGGCACDSGRAERSSFGLIGLVGLVVLALHRRAKLVVARRARARASWMGAASPATRA from the coding sequence GTGGGCACACGAGCAATCATCGTGGTGGGGAGTCTGTGGTTGGCGGCGTCGAACGCGAGCGCCGCGGACACGTGGACGACGCCGAAGCCGGGGATCCGCTACCTCGAGCGGACGGTCAACACGCCCAATCGCATCTTCGCGATGGAGATCGATCTGTGCCACGACGGCGTGTCGATCCGCGCGACCAAGAGCGCGGAACGCCAGCGCACGGTGTCGTCGTTTGCCGGGCTGGTCGGCGCCGACGCGGCGGTGAACGGCGACTTCTTCTCCTACGAGGACTACCACACCAGCGGCATGGCCATCGGTGCGGGCGAGCGCTGGGCCGACACCGCCGACACCAGCGGCAGCGGCTTCGTGGCGTTCGGCCGCGGACGCGTCGAGGTGTGGCCGCCCGCGCCGGTGCTGGCGGCTCCCGAGCCATGGATGCGCGAGCTGGTGTCGGGGCGCCGGCCGTTGGTCGAGGACGGCGTGCCCTACGAGGGTGACGATCTCGAGCTGTGCATCAATCGCCACCCACGGACCGCCGCCGGCGTCACGGCCGACGGTCGCACGCTGCTGCTCGTCGTGGTCGACGGGCGCAGCGGCATCAGCGTGGGCATGACCTGTGCCGAGCTCGGCGAGCTGATGGTCGACCTCGGTGCGTACCAGGCCAGCATGCTCGACGGCGGTGGCTCGAGCACGATGTGGATCGAGGGCATGGGCGTGCAGAACTCGCCCTCGGATGGCTCGCAGCGGGTGGTCGGGAATCATCTCGGTGTGTTCGCGACCGGCAGCGGCGAGCCCGGGTCGTGCGACCGCAGCTGGGAGGAGTCGAACCTCCACGCCGAGTTCAGCGACGCCAGCACCACCAGCGATGTCGATGGCGATGGTCGCGACGATGTGTGCGCGCGCGCGGCCGCGGGCGTGCGGTGCGTGCTCTCGGCGGCCGACGCTGCGGCGCCCGACGACGGCCTCGGTACCGAGCTCATCGGGCCTGCGCTGACCGACGACGACGGTTGGGACGATCCGACCCGCTACGGCAGCCTGCGGATGGGCGACATCGACGGCAACGGCCGCGCCGATCTGTGCGCGCGCGATGCCACCGGCGTGCGCTGCTTCCTCTCGCAGGGGGTCGGGCTCGACACCGAGATCGCCGGTCCGGCCCTCGGCGACGAGCAGGGCTGGTCGAAGCCCGAGTACGGCTCGACCCTGCGCCTGGCCGACATCGACGGTGACGGTCGCGACGATCTGTGCGCGCGCGCCAAGGCGGGTCTGATGTGTTGGCGCTCCCGCGGCGATGGCTTCGCCGACGAGGCCATCGTGCTGCCGGAGCTCGGCGACGACGCGGGCTTCGATGCCGAGAGCCTCTACGGGACCATCCGCACCGCCGACATCGACGCGGATGCCCGCGTCGACGTCTGTGCGCGCACCACTGCGGGCATGCGCTGCTGGCCGTCGACCGGCGATGGCTTCGGCGCCGCGATCGACGGCCCGGCGTGGTCTGACGACGCGGGTTGGTCGCGGGTCGAGTACTGGAGCACGATTCGTCTCGTCGATCTCGACGGCGATCGACGGGCCGATCTGTGCGCGCGCGCGGCCGACGGCATCCACTGCAACCTCTCGTCGGGCACCGACTTCGCCACCGAGATCCTCGGGCCCGTGTGGGCCGATGACTCCGGCTGGTGGGACTACTCGAACTACTCGACGATCCGTTTCGCCGACATCGACGGCGACGGCGATCTCGACCTGTGCGCGCGCGCCAACGCGGGCCTGCGCTGTGCCGCCTTCGAGGGCGACGGCTTCGCCGAGGCCTTTGCGGGCCCGGCGTTGTCCGACGACACCGGCTGGAGCTCGATCCGCTTCTTCTCGACGCTTCGCTTCGCCGACATCGATGGCGACGGCATGGCCGATCTGTGCGCTCGCGCGGCAGCGGGCCTGCGCTGCTGGACCTCGCGCGGTGACGGCTTCGCCGACACCGCGATCGTGGGCCCGGCGTGGAGCGACGACAGCGGCTGGAAGGCACAGACCTACTACGAGAGCGTGCGTGCCGTGGACACGCGGGCGCGCTGCATCGTCGAGGAGGTCTGCGGCAACGACCGCGACGACGATTGCGACGGTGCGACCGACGAGGACTGCAGCGCGGAGGACACCGGCGGCGCCGCGACCGGCGACGGCACGGGCGACGACGGCGGCGAGGCCAGCAGCGGCGGCGGGGGCACGACCGGCGGCAGCAGTGACGACGGCTTGCCCGACGGCTTCGGCGAGTCCGAGGGCGGGGGCGGCTGCGCTTGCGACAGCGGCCGCGCAGAGCGGTCGTCGTTCGGGCTCATCGGGCTCGTCGGGCTCGTGGTGCTCGCGTTGCACCGTCGCGCCAAGCTGGTCGTGGCACGACGCGCGCGCGCGCGGGCGTCGTGGATGGGCGCGGCTTCGCCCGCCACGCGTGCGTGA